Genomic segment of Candidatus Cloacimonadota bacterium:
TTTAAAACTATCCGAAATTGATCTGGAAATTCAAGACCTTTCAATACTCGATCTATTAAAAGAAACTGAAAAAAAAATTGATAAAAAATTCCTTTTTAAACTCATCGACGAAAAAGGTGAACTGAAACAAGGAACAATGATCCTCATCAACGGCAGGAATATTTTTCATCTGCAGAAATTAGATTCTATTGTTTTAGATGGAGATAAGGTTTCGATCTTTCCACCCGGCGGAGGAGGTTAGATGGAGTTTCCTGAAATTTTTTCAAGAAATATCCTTTTCCGGGGAAAGGA
This window contains:
- a CDS encoding molybdopterin synthase sulfur carrier subunit, translated to MQFCATKGLTELSLSKNQSMIKIKFYSLIRIFLKLSEIDLEIQDLSILDLLKETEKKIDKKFLFKLIDEKGELKQGTMILINGRNIFHLQKLDSIVLDGDKVSIFPPGGGG